The following nucleotide sequence is from Pseudomonadota bacterium.
TCCAGATAACGGCGGACTGACGTCTCGCTTATTCCAAGTGAGCGGGCAGGTTCAGCAGCATTCCATACCTGGCCATGATAATGGGCAATCATTGTCCAGAATCGTAAAAGAGTCGTCGCAGGAATCTTCACGCCGAGTTGTGGCAAGTCACGTTCCAGAAAGGTCTGGATGAAATTTTTACGCCAGGCAACACTATCCGGCTCTGATCGCGCCAAATAGGAAAGTGGAAACCCACCTCGCAGCCAATGCCGGGTTTGCGCCTCCTTTCCGACTTCTTCAAGACAAAATCCGCTCATGGATATCATTTCGACTCTCCCTGCCAGCGATTCTGAAGACTGTTTAAGCAAAGCAGGTGATGCGCTGCCCAAAATAAGAAATCGTGCCGGAAGAGGATTCCGGTCAGAGAGCACCCGGAGAATAGAAAACAAATCCGGTCGCCTATGAATTTCATCAATAACCACCAACCCCTCCAGGGATTGTAGTGCCGTCATGGGCTCATAAAGTCTGGCCAGGCTAACGGGGTCTTCCAGATCAAAGTAGTTCCGGGATGCCGCATCGATCAGTTCACGGGCCAGGGTCGTTTTACCACATTGCCGTGGACCAAGGAGCACGACCACCCGGCTCCGCTTCAAAGCTGTCTCAATTTTGGAGAGTAGGTGCTTTCGTCTGATCATAAAAACCAAGTACCATGAAAATACACCACAGTCAAGAGGATTTTCAAGGTATATCCTGCTCTATTGTCAGTTTATTTAGGGGAAAATCATTGCCGACAATTACCAAATGAAAGAGAGGATAACGCGACCATCAGCGAGAAGTGTAACAAGTCGACAGCATTGCCTCTTTGGGTACCTGTTTATGTTCTTAACGCTGTTCACGTCAAGAGCTGATTCCTATGCCTTTCGGTCGCACGATAAGGACTTGAGGCCAATATTGCCAAAAGTGCGTCGCAGTTCAGATACCCCACAAGAAGACATGGAGTCTCTGGCTTTCCTTCAATACTATAAATTGGAGCACTCTGGTGCCATCAAATTGATAGGTTATGACGTCAATACCGGGGAAAGACATCATGCCGGCGGCATTTGAGCCCTGAATAGGGTAGACCCGACCCATTTTAATTTCTTTCAAGATGTTGTTGAGCGAGGCCTGCTTAAAAACTACGGGAATAGTGTTCGTCAAGAAAGTCTGCAATATCTTCTGGCTTGTTATAGCATTGTTTGCGGAATTGTTATCAGGCAGTTGTATCTTTAATTC
It contains:
- a CDS encoding ATP-binding protein; protein product: MIRRKHLLSKIETALKRSRVVVLLGPRQCGKTTLARELIDAASRNYFDLEDPVSLARLYEPMTALQSLEGLVVIDEIHRRPDLFSILRVLSDRNPLPARFLILGSASPALLKQSSESLAGRVEMISMSGFCLEEVGKEAQTRHWLRGGFPLSYLARSEPDSVAWRKNFIQTFLERDLPQLGVKIPATTLLRFWTMIAHYHGQVWNAAEPARSLGISETSVRRYLDLLTDVYMIRQLPPWHVHITKRQIKAPKIYFLDTGLLHYLLGIRTWKELLDHPKSGASWEGYVIDEVLRVVEPDEAYFWGTHGGAEIDLVLRKDGRMVGVECKQVDAPKLTPSIRAALTDLGLERIYVIYPGERRYALAERVEAIPMGDVARKGSINDLWKH